In Flavobacterium cerinum, one genomic interval encodes:
- a CDS encoding WG repeat-containing protein — protein MKTFYLLFLLSVTAAFSQHAKKNELLVPYRDGNLWGLCDTLGRVKVKPFTTGMSMVNFATTPPDFKGRYVIQKNGKISIIDQHKRVLLAETNLDSVQMYLFSKVVVMYKNNKKGLLRDFKMLIPVQYDDVEFAENESFTVEKKGKKGLVNSKGKLIIPIAYTNIYESWSQNSDENSNKFYWIAKNENSDGEEEEVTFTDNRVVGEERPEWYNPPVVGMKIQVTEEEENRQKRIGEKYGKVVSSSINANSGNIDMYIVKMSEGYGVYSINQDKIILKSDDNIEVCGSNNDYTTFLIKKNGQMGLVDETGKVLLDYEYDTIEVAWGNVCILKKGDKKGMFVLNSIYKPVKPKYKEIKILDAIPVSDTWQFGVFEVTTVAGKKGLLGENGVEYFKN, from the coding sequence ATGAAAACATTTTATTTACTTTTTTTATTGAGTGTTACTGCTGCATTTTCTCAGCATGCAAAAAAGAACGAGTTGTTGGTGCCGTATCGGGATGGCAATCTTTGGGGGCTTTGCGATACTTTGGGCAGGGTGAAGGTGAAACCTTTTACAACCGGTATGAGTATGGTGAATTTTGCAACTACGCCACCGGACTTTAAAGGGAGATATGTTATTCAGAAAAACGGAAAAATCTCAATTATTGATCAACATAAGAGAGTCTTACTGGCTGAAACGAATTTGGATTCGGTACAAATGTACCTTTTTTCAAAGGTTGTTGTGATGTATAAAAATAATAAGAAGGGACTTCTCCGGGATTTTAAAATGCTGATACCTGTTCAGTATGATGATGTTGAATTTGCTGAAAATGAAAGTTTTACTGTCGAAAAGAAAGGGAAAAAAGGATTGGTTAACTCGAAAGGAAAGCTGATTATCCCTATTGCATATACTAATATATATGAATCCTGGTCACAAAACAGTGATGAAAATAGCAATAAATTTTACTGGATAGCTAAAAATGAAAATAGCGATGGAGAGGAGGAGGAAGTTACTTTTACCGACAATAGAGTTGTGGGAGAGGAACGACCGGAATGGTATAATCCACCAGTTGTTGGAATGAAAATACAGGTAACGGAGGAAGAAGAAAACAGACAGAAAAGAATAGGAGAAAAATACGGTAAAGTAGTTTCTTCTTCGATCAATGCCAATTCGGGAAATATCGATATGTATATTGTAAAAATGAGCGAAGGGTATGGCGTGTATAGTATCAATCAGGATAAAATTATTTTAAAAAGTGACGATAATATCGAAGTGTGCGGATCGAATAATGACTATACTACATTCCTGATAAAAAAGAATGGCCAAATGGGATTAGTAGACGAAACCGGTAAGGTGTTGCTGGATTATGAATATGATACTATTGAAGTGGCGTGGGGAAATGTTTGTATTCTTAAAAAAGGGGATAAAAAAGGAATGTTTGTTTTAAATTCAATTTACAAACCCGTTAAACCAAAATATAAGGAAATCAAAATCTTAGATGCCATTCCGGTGAGTGATACTTGGCAATTCGGTGTGTTTGAAGTAACTACCGTAGCCGGTAAAAAAGGATTATTGGGGGAAAACGGAGTGGAGTATTTTAAGAATTAA
- a CDS encoding 3'-5' exonuclease translates to MELKLNRPICFFDLETTGIDVAKDRIVEISIFKVYPNGNKESKTWLVNPEMPIPPHSTAIHGISDEKVANEPTFKQLSAQVYNMIKDADLAGFNSDRFDIPLLAEELLRAEVDFDMKNRVSVDIQTIFHKMEERTLSAAYKFYCGQTLDNAHSAEADTMATYEILKAQLDRYPELENDIKTLSEFTTRKKSVDFAGFIALNAEGQEIFTFGKHKGVLVDEVFDKEPGYFGWIQNADFPLYTKKVLTGIKLRKLNNKLS, encoded by the coding sequence ATGGAACTTAAATTAAACAGACCTATTTGTTTTTTTGACCTGGAAACGACCGGAATTGATGTAGCAAAAGACCGAATAGTAGAAATATCGATATTTAAAGTATACCCTAACGGGAATAAAGAAAGTAAAACATGGCTGGTTAATCCGGAAATGCCGATACCGCCCCATTCTACGGCTATTCACGGTATTTCGGATGAAAAAGTAGCGAATGAACCAACCTTTAAACAGTTGTCCGCGCAGGTTTATAACATGATAAAGGATGCCGATCTGGCCGGATTTAATTCGGATCGCTTCGATATTCCGTTGTTGGCTGAAGAATTACTGAGAGCTGAGGTGGATTTCGATATGAAAAACAGAGTGTCAGTTGATATTCAAACAATTTTTCATAAAATGGAAGAACGTACACTTAGTGCGGCTTATAAGTTTTATTGCGGACAAACACTGGATAATGCGCATAGTGCCGAAGCGGATACAATGGCAACCTATGAAATTCTGAAAGCACAGTTAGATCGCTATCCGGAACTGGAAAATGATATCAAAACATTGTCGGAATTTACAACACGTAAAAAGTCGGTGGATTTTGCCGGTTTTATTGCGCTAAACGCTGAAGGACAGGAAATCTTTACTTTCGGAAAGCACAAAGGTGTTTTGGTAGACGAAGTCTTCGATAAAGAACCGGGTTATTTCGGATGGATTCAAAATGCCGATTTCCCGCTGTATACCAAAAAAGTACTAACCGGAATCAAATTGAGAAAACTCAATAATAAATTAAGTTAA
- a CDS encoding fumarylacetoacetate hydrolase family protein — MKIICIGRNYTEHIEELQNERPEEPVVFLKPDTAVLPKQFPFVIPEFSDDIHHEVEILIKINKVGKYIEPKFAHKYYDEIGLGIDFTARDLQSRLKEKGLPWEKAKAFDGSAVIGDFLPKTEFNSLENITFELTSNGQTVQKGNTSHMLWKIDELIAYVSQYFTLKTGDIIFTGTPAGVAKVNPDDVLEGFIEGKQMFRIQVK, encoded by the coding sequence ATGAAAATTATCTGTATTGGCAGAAACTATACCGAGCATATCGAAGAACTGCAAAACGAACGCCCGGAAGAACCGGTGGTTTTCCTAAAACCGGATACCGCTGTTTTACCAAAGCAATTTCCGTTTGTTATCCCCGAATTCTCTGATGATATACATCATGAAGTTGAAATTTTGATCAAAATAAATAAAGTTGGGAAATATATCGAACCGAAATTTGCGCATAAATATTATGACGAAATCGGACTGGGTATCGACTTTACAGCACGTGATCTGCAATCCCGGTTAAAAGAAAAAGGATTGCCGTGGGAAAAAGCCAAGGCTTTTGACGGATCTGCGGTTATCGGTGATTTTTTGCCGAAAACAGAATTTAATTCATTGGAAAATATTACATTTGAATTAACCAGTAACGGTCAGACGGTGCAAAAAGGAAATACCAGTCATATGCTGTGGAAGATAGATGAACTGATTGCTTATGTATCGCAATACTTTACACTGAAAACCGGTGATATCATTTTTACAGGAACACCGGCCGGAGTAGCAAAAGTAAATCCGGATGACGTACTGGAAGGATTCATAGAAGGAAAACAAATGTTTAGAATACAGGTAAAATAA
- a CDS encoding Hpt domain-containing protein, whose product MAIHYNLSKVYEISDNDAEFAQQIIHLFVTEIPNEIRLIKEGIEEKDFNKTYSASHKIKPTLDLMGMDLAYDENLQIMEWTKSQGKKKEIKEVFKCLKEHVDNTLKEIRKDYNL is encoded by the coding sequence ATGGCAATACATTATAACTTATCTAAAGTCTACGAGATTTCAGATAATGATGCCGAATTTGCACAACAGATCATTCATCTGTTTGTGACGGAAATTCCAAACGAAATACGGCTTATCAAAGAAGGAATCGAAGAAAAAGACTTTAACAAGACATACAGTGCCTCCCATAAGATTAAGCCTACGCTGGACCTGATGGGAATGGATTTAGCTTATGATGAAAACCTCCAGATTATGGAGTGGACCAAATCACAAGGGAAAAAGAAAGAAATAAAAGAAGTATTCAAATGTTTGAAAGAACACGTTGATAATACGCTAAAAGAAATTAGAAAAGATTATAATCTATAA
- a CDS encoding competence/damage-inducible protein A gives MKASIVTIGDEILIGQIVDTNSSFIAKTLEKIGIKVHEMQSVSDDRQHILNTLSEQESKVDVVIITGGLGPTKDDITKKTLCDYFEDELIVDEAVLVHVVDIIEKAFNRPASQINKDQALVPSKSTVLFNKVGTAPGMWMERNGTVFVSLPGVPYEMKYLMENEVIPRLIARFDRPYIVHKTILTYGVGESLLAERIENWENNLPEFIKLAYLPSPGRVRLRLSAMGIDEFVLHREIKIQVEKLEYIIKSDIVGYDDEETLEVMLGKLLTEKGLTIGTAESCTGGSVAATLTSVPGSSAYFKGSIVSYATETKINVLGIPSEIIEKHSVVSAAVAEEMAGRVQKILGVDYAIATTGNAGPAKGDSDANVGTVFIGIATPEGIYSEEFNFGQPREKVIDRAVNKAMEKIYKEILKN, from the coding sequence ATGAAAGCCAGTATTGTTACCATCGGAGACGAAATCCTTATCGGACAGATAGTGGATACCAATTCTTCCTTTATCGCTAAAACACTAGAAAAAATAGGAATAAAAGTACATGAAATGCAATCGGTTTCTGATGATCGGCAGCATATTCTGAATACGCTCTCCGAACAGGAAAGTAAAGTGGATGTTGTGATTATCACCGGAGGTTTGGGGCCGACAAAAGATGATATTACCAAAAAAACACTTTGCGATTATTTCGAAGATGAACTGATTGTTGATGAAGCTGTTTTGGTACATGTAGTGGATATTATCGAAAAAGCATTTAATCGTCCGGCTTCTCAAATCAATAAAGATCAGGCATTGGTACCGTCAAAAAGTACCGTGTTGTTTAACAAAGTTGGAACAGCACCCGGAATGTGGATGGAACGAAACGGAACGGTATTTGTCTCGTTGCCGGGAGTGCCGTATGAAATGAAATACTTAATGGAAAACGAAGTTATTCCGCGACTGATTGCTCGTTTTGACCGGCCGTATATCGTTCATAAAACAATTCTTACCTATGGTGTGGGCGAAAGTCTTTTGGCAGAAAGAATTGAAAACTGGGAAAATAACCTGCCCGAATTCATTAAACTGGCTTATTTACCAAGTCCGGGACGTGTTCGCTTGCGTCTTTCGGCAATGGGAATCGATGAGTTTGTTTTACATCGTGAAATTAAAATTCAGGTGGAAAAACTGGAGTATATTATTAAAAGCGATATCGTAGGTTATGACGATGAGGAAACGCTGGAAGTAATGCTTGGAAAATTGCTAACCGAAAAAGGACTAACTATCGGGACGGCCGAGAGTTGTACCGGAGGAAGTGTTGCGGCAACACTGACGTCTGTTCCGGGTTCATCGGCCTATTTTAAAGGCAGTATTGTAAGTTATGCGACGGAAACAAAAATTAATGTATTGGGAATTCCGTCGGAAATTATCGAAAAACATTCAGTGGTGAGTGCTGCTGTTGCTGAAGAAATGGCGGGAAGAGTGCAAAAAATACTCGGAGTGGATTATGCAATTGCAACTACAGGAAATGCCGGTCCGGCGAAGGGAGATTCGGATGCAAATGTAGGAACCGTTTTTATCGGGATTGCAACTCCCGAAGGTATTTACAGTGAAGAATTTAACTTTGGCCAACCTCGCGAAAAGGTTATAGATAGGGCGGTTAATAAAGCGATGGAAAAAATTTATAAAGAAATTTTAAAAAACTAA
- the rpmB gene encoding 50S ribosomal protein L28, producing MSRVCELTGKRAMVGNNVSHAMNKTKRKFSVNLVKKRFYIPEEDRWVTLRVSTAALKTINKNGIAAVLKQAKANGFVK from the coding sequence ATGTCAAGAGTTTGTGAACTTACAGGTAAAAGAGCGATGGTTGGAAACAATGTTTCTCACGCTATGAATAAAACCAAAAGAAAATTTAGCGTTAACTTAGTTAAGAAACGTTTCTACATTCCTGAAGAAGACAGATGGGTTACTTTACGAGTATCTACTGCTGCTTTAAAAACAATTAATAAAAATGGTATTGCTGCTGTTTTAAAACAGGCAAAAGCAAACGGATTTGTAAAATAA
- the rpmG gene encoding 50S ribosomal protein L33: MAKKGNRIQVILECTEHKTSGVPGTSRYITTKNKKNTPDRLEIKKFNPILKRVTVHKEIK, from the coding sequence ATGGCAAAGAAAGGTAATAGAATTCAGGTGATTTTAGAATGTACTGAACACAAAACTTCTGGTGTACCAGGAACTTCAAGATACATTACTACTAAAAACAAAAAAAATACTCCAGACAGATTAGAGATTAAAAAGTTCAATCCGATTTTGAAGAGAGTAACTGTTCATAAAGAAATTAAATAA
- a CDS encoding DUF4295 domain-containing protein: protein MAKKTVATLQTASKRLTKAIKMVKSPKTGAYTFVESVMSPEEVDEFLKKK from the coding sequence ATGGCAAAGAAAACCGTAGCAACTTTACAGACAGCTTCAAAAAGATTAACTAAGGCTATCAAGATGGTAAAATCACCTAAAACAGGTGCTTATACTTTCGTTGAGTCTGTAATGTCTCCTGAAGAAGTGGATGAATTCTTAAAAAAGAAATAA
- the ftsY gene encoding signal recognition particle-docking protein FtsY gives MNFFKKIFSSEKKETLDKGLEKTKTSFFSKLTKAVAGKSKVDDEVLDNLEEILVSSDVGVNTTLKIIERIEARVSRDKYLGTEELNGILREEIAGLLSETNSGEASEFDIPANKKPYVIMVVGVNGVGKTTTIGKLAYQFKKAGYKVVLGAADTFRAAAIDQLQIWADRVGVPIVRQQMGSDPASVAFDTLQSAVAQDADVVIIDTAGRLHNKVGLMNELTKVKRVMQKVQEDAPHDVLLVLDGSTGQNAFEQAKQFTAATEVTCLAVTKLDGTAKGGVVIGISDQFQIPVKYIGVGEGIEDLQVFNKFEFVDSFFK, from the coding sequence ATGAATTTCTTTAAAAAAATATTTTCATCGGAGAAAAAAGAAACTCTTGATAAAGGGTTGGAAAAAACAAAAACTTCCTTTTTCTCCAAACTAACCAAAGCCGTTGCCGGAAAATCAAAAGTGGATGATGAGGTTTTGGATAACCTTGAGGAGATTTTGGTTTCATCAGATGTTGGTGTAAATACCACACTGAAAATCATTGAAAGAATTGAAGCGCGTGTTTCCCGCGATAAATATCTTGGAACGGAAGAATTAAACGGAATATTACGCGAAGAAATTGCCGGGCTATTGTCGGAAACCAATTCCGGTGAAGCCAGCGAATTCGATATTCCTGCGAATAAAAAACCATATGTAATTATGGTTGTGGGAGTAAATGGTGTAGGTAAAACAACAACAATCGGAAAATTAGCGTATCAGTTTAAAAAAGCCGGTTATAAAGTGGTTTTAGGTGCGGCAGATACATTCCGTGCAGCTGCAATCGATCAGTTACAAATCTGGGCAGATCGGGTAGGTGTACCTATTGTTAGACAACAAATGGGAAGTGATCCGGCTTCCGTAGCTTTTGATACATTACAATCTGCTGTAGCGCAAGATGCCGATGTGGTTATTATTGATACTGCCGGACGTTTACATAATAAAGTGGGCTTAATGAATGAGCTGACAAAAGTAAAGCGTGTTATGCAGAAAGTTCAGGAAGATGCACCGCATGATGTATTGTTGGTGTTGGACGGTTCGACCGGGCAAAATGCTTTCGAACAGGCAAAACAGTTTACCGCTGCCACAGAAGTGACCTGTCTGGCTGTAACCAAACTGGACGGAACGGCTAAAGGTGGTGTGGTTATCGGTATTTCCGATCAGTTCCAGATTCCGGTAAAATATATCGGAGTGGGAGAAGGAATTGAAGACCTTCAGGTGTTCAACAAATTTGAATTTGTAGATTCATTTTTCAAATAA
- a CDS encoding serine hydrolase domain-containing protein produces the protein MRTIFLSALTLFSLMSCSSENEVVSETTPVIPTENLYFPPVTSGNTTWETKSISDLGWHSNAVQPLLDYLELKHSKSFIILVNGRIVMENYFNGHTANSLWYWASAGKTLTSTITGIAQQEGLLNINNKVSDYLGNGWTSAPLAKENLISCKNLLTMTSGLDDNSNGDCVTPACLTYLADSGTRWAYDNVYVKLQDVVATAAQTSFSSYFNSRLRDKIGMNGIWTNTSDGLSVYSSNSRSMARFGLLILNKGKWENQQILNEAYWNEATQTSQNINLAYGYLWWLNGKASYHLPQSQFQFTGSIIPSAPSDMYMALGKNDQKIYIVPSMKMVIIRMGDAADGSNMALSDFDEVLWQKIKALYE, from the coding sequence ATGAGAACAATATTCCTTTCGGCGCTAACTCTTTTTTCATTAATGAGTTGCAGTTCGGAAAACGAAGTTGTATCGGAAACGACTCCGGTAATTCCAACAGAAAATTTATATTTCCCACCGGTTACTTCCGGAAATACGACCTGGGAAACAAAAAGTATTTCCGATCTGGGATGGCATAGCAATGCCGTACAACCTCTTTTGGATTATCTGGAACTAAAACACAGTAAATCCTTTATCATTCTGGTTAACGGACGAATTGTAATGGAAAATTATTTTAATGGTCATACCGCTAACAGTTTATGGTATTGGGCGAGTGCCGGAAAAACATTAACCTCTACGATTACCGGGATTGCACAGCAGGAAGGCTTATTAAATATAAATAACAAGGTTTCCGATTATCTCGGCAACGGATGGACCAGTGCGCCATTAGCCAAAGAAAACCTGATTAGCTGTAAAAATCTGTTGACTATGACATCCGGGTTGGACGACAATAGTAACGGTGATTGTGTAACTCCCGCCTGTTTAACTTATCTTGCCGATTCCGGAACACGCTGGGCTTATGACAACGTTTATGTAAAGCTTCAGGATGTAGTAGCCACTGCGGCACAAACTTCTTTTTCCAGTTATTTCAACAGTCGGTTACGTGATAAAATAGGAATGAACGGCATCTGGACCAATACTTCAGACGGATTAAGCGTATATTCCAGTAATTCGCGAAGTATGGCTCGTTTTGGGTTATTGATCTTAAACAAAGGAAAATGGGAGAATCAGCAGATTCTAAATGAAGCCTATTGGAATGAAGCAACCCAAACTTCTCAAAATATCAATCTGGCTTATGGTTATTTATGGTGGCTAAACGGAAAGGCGAGTTACCATTTACCGCAAAGTCAGTTTCAGTTTACCGGCAGTATTATTCCGTCTGCTCCGTCAGACATGTACATGGCACTTGGTAAAAACGATCAGAAGATCTATATCGTTCCCAGTATGAAAATGGTTATCATCCGAATGGGTGATGCCGCCGATGGCAGCAATATGGCTCTGTCTGATTTTGACGAGGTACTCTGGCAAAAAATAAAGGCGTTATATGAATAA
- a CDS encoding lipocalin family protein — protein sequence MKKIIAVVLFGLTFTACQKKIDDAAIAKINGYWEIEEAIMPDGGKKEYTVNPTIDYFEIKDNKGFRKKVMPQLDGTYLVSELDEKLAVIKENDHVYLKYTTPYAKWKEELVKVTDEELVLKNEHDMEYHYKKATSFSIK from the coding sequence ATGAAAAAAATAATTGCAGTAGTACTTTTTGGACTCACTTTTACGGCATGTCAGAAAAAAATAGACGATGCAGCGATTGCGAAAATCAACGGTTATTGGGAAATTGAAGAGGCTATTATGCCCGATGGCGGTAAAAAAGAATACACTGTAAATCCTACGATTGACTATTTTGAAATTAAAGATAATAAAGGCTTTCGTAAAAAAGTTATGCCGCAACTGGACGGAACCTATCTGGTTAGTGAGTTAGATGAGAAATTAGCGGTTATAAAGGAAAATGATCATGTGTATCTGAAATATACAACTCCTTATGCAAAATGGAAAGAAGAGTTGGTTAAGGTAACAGATGAAGAGTTGGTGTTAAAAAATGAACACGACATGGAATACCACTACAAAAAAGCAACTTCATTTTCTATAAAATAA
- a CDS encoding DUF721 domain-containing protein: protein MAKRFEESPISDVLKQFIQDNKLQGGMDKIDVRDAWKNLMGNGVNNYTTEIMLKGTTLYVALSSAVLREELSYGKEKIIKMINEELRRDLVKEIVLR from the coding sequence ATGGCAAAACGGTTTGAAGAATCCCCGATATCGGATGTATTAAAACAATTTATTCAGGACAATAAGCTACAGGGCGGCATGGACAAAATCGATGTACGCGATGCCTGGAAAAACCTGATGGGTAATGGGGTGAATAATTATACAACCGAAATCATGTTAAAGGGGACCACGCTCTATGTCGCTTTATCGTCTGCGGTTTTACGCGAAGAATTAAGCTACGGTAAAGAAAAAATCATCAAGATGATCAATGAAGAGTTGAGACGCGATCTGGTAAAAGAGATCGTGTTGCGCTAG